A genomic stretch from Podospora pseudoanserina strain CBS 124.78 chromosome 3, whole genome shotgun sequence includes:
- a CDS encoding hypothetical protein (EggNog:ENOG503P48K; COG:S) — MRFSALFLAGAASAAVIERQTLITPQVPDASDIKILGVTAIGTGCPAGHAFVNVDATGTIFDVAFDRYIVSAGPGTSPATDSRKNCRISINLQFPSGYQFSVIETRFTGYASLAQGQTGTVRAGYTFSGDPRQEVVFQKNLVAPYEDNYNMLAGVGVEAFSACGKTTAILNVNSEIRITPLATPYFGTMTVSAPQKLALKWRRCVPTSSA; from the exons ATGCGTTTCTCCGCCCTCTTCCTTGCCGgcgccgcctcggccgccgtCATTGAGCGCCAGACCTTGATCACTCCTCAGGTCCCCGACGCCAGCGACATCAAGATCCTCGGTGTCACTGCCATCGGTACTGGCTGCCCTGCTGGCCACGCCTTTGTCAACGTTGACGCCACTGGCACCATCTTCGATGTTGCCTTTGACAGATACATTGTCTCTGCCGGCCCTGGCACCAGCCCCGCTACTGACAGCCGCAAGAACTGccgcatcagcatcaacctGCAGTTCCCCTCAGGATACCA GTTCTCCGTCATCGAGACCCGCTTCACCGGTTATGCTTCCCTCGCCCAGGGCCAGACCGGTACCGTCCGCGCCGGCTACACCTTCTCCGGCGACCCGCGCCAGGAGGTCGTCTTCCAGAAGAACCTCGTCGCCCCTTACGAGGACAACTACAACATGCTCGCCGGCGTCGGTGTCGAGGCCTTCTCCGCCTGCGGCAagaccaccgccatcctcaacgTCAACTCCGAGATCCGCATTACTCCTCTTGCGACCCCCTACTTCGGAACCATGACTGTTAGTGCTCCCCAAAAGCTCGCGCTCAAGTGGCGCCGTTGCGTTCCCACGTCAAGCGCCTGA